gtacagtgcagaccatggttcgcaaaggcagaatcacttgccgccagcaggcttaaggttaagtttgcattgtagaaaaaaaagagttttgcAAGACTTTTCAAACCATGAGACAGATGTTTACCTAACTTACTCCACCGTGGCCATACAAGGACCATACTGTTAAACTTTAAAAGTCATATTGGTCAGATTAATTTGTTTTGtaacatataattatgttgttgtaAAATAATTTGTGTATATATTAAAGTTAAAAGTTGTATCACAGATAAAAGAAAAGTgctaaaaagattatatatgtttTCAGTATTATGCAGAATCTCATGCTGTCATCTATATCGTTGACTCGTCAGACAAGGAAAGAATTGATGAATCTAAAGAAGCCTTTGGTGAGGGCACATTTTCACTTCACTTTTTTAAGAAAagggttatattgttttgctctTTGCCTGTCAGTAGGTAAACCATTTGGTTTCTGATTAATATCTAAGAGGCTTTGGTCTacagtggtcaaacttcataagatgattgcctATTGTCAGTAGATGgccttctttttatgcccccggcatctactgatgttggaggcatatagtgattgtcctgtccgtccgtctgttcgtgcgtgcgtccgtccgttcgtccgtccatacgaggttaaccaaatgggaccgtttcatctagcatcaatacacctaactagaatgacttgatattaatgcagatgtaacctgtgaccattcctcatcttcagacatcacctgacctcagtttgaccttgaccatgaacttgaccttgttttggacttaagttgctttgtatggacaaggatgccaccggaggcatcaagcatttattgaacacagctccttgttttaagaggatcagtaggtcaaagtcacaatgaatTTGAGACTGAAACAGTTCCCACTCATTGACTGAAGAACTCTTGGTCTACTTAGTTCAAACTTCCAGAAGCCACTGttccagtttcaaaataattacatagATATTTTCCTTGCTGAAATGCATCAAACTGAACACAACAAATAAGAAATATACCctgaaattaaaatgtttgaaaacttaatatatgaatatattaaagctggaaagtcgccatatgacctatcatgtgttggtgcgacgttaaatccaaaaaaaagaaTAAggagatttcatttttttttcattgtatttgTAACATTTTGCTTTTTAGATAAGATGATAGTGAATGAGACTCTGAAAGACGTTCCTCTTCTCTTGTTGGCAAACAAGCAAGATTTACAGGTAAATACATCTCACAAGTTCTGTCTTATGATACATCATCTTTCTTAAAGGCTCTTTAAATTGATAGATAGGTCATAGAAATGATCTATGTTTTGCTGAGAGTCTGCAATTTGAACTTTCATATAATTGTAGTTAAGATACATTTATCCAGATGAATGTATGCATTTATAAAAGAAACAGTACACCTCTAGAGCCAAACAGTTCtcttttttagttcacctgtcacatagtgacaaggtgagcttttgtgatcacccttcgtccgtcgtcagtccgtctcgtgcgtccgtgcgtccgtccgtgcgtcaacaatttcttgtctgcacgatagtggtttcatttatgattttattttaaccaaacttgcacacaacttgtatcaccataagatctcgattcctttcttgaactggccagatgccattacaggttccagagttatggcccctgaaagggccaaaattagctattttgaccttgtctgcacagtagcagcttcatttatgatttgaatttaatcaaacttgcacaaaacttgtgtcaccataagatcttggttcctttcttaaaccggccagatcccataatggatttcagagttatggcccctgaaaaggccaaaattagctattttgaccttgtctgcacaatagcagcttcatttatgaattgaatttaaccaaacttgcacaaaacttgtatcaccacaagatcttgattcctttcttgaactggccagattcctttatgggttccagagttatggccccttaaaggtccaaaattggctattttggcttttgcagccatatagagacttcatttatggtttgatttgatacaaacttccaaaatattttcaacaacaataaatcttggattccatgacaaatcagatccatttgtaggttccagagttattttatatctgattacctccttgattgtaatcaaaatggatttatatcagtaagtacttataaaacttatttgaaatttcatttttgtcattagttggactgagccaatgagggtagataactatggactgattttatatcaaattacctccctttatttcaaattaaaatgggtatatctcgtAACTAATgtagatactgatctgaaatttcatttatgtcaacatttttatttggcagatccttctttttttaacttacaatctttttttttttttaattacttcccttttacgttactataaatagcttgtttttagtaacttctttattattggccgtagggaaagaccgagaccacttttctgtcttacaacatggatggtacctccagtttttaggtgtattttgacatatctctaccttgttagaattttttttttctttttggtttaattccttccctttgttgttcctgtcctttggacttagatttttttctgagCACCTtgttgtcctcaagtgcaatgacaacaggtgagcgatatagggccatcatggccctcttgtattgaCATTTTAATAATGACTTCAAGTAAAAGTAATGTTGATAAACCAAAATGCACATATTTATAGGGTTATTTTCTTTTactaaattgtgtaaaatttttaCAATAAGGCTTTGCCCTTgacttaaaattttgtgtttaatataACCTTTTATCATTCAACAACATAATATTGGACACAGtataagatattttaacaatTGTGCATATCGTATGAAACAGATTAAGCAAATTCAAAACTCAGCTGAGTAAGTGTGAACAAATCAAGGCCAGTATGAAAAAGCCAGTGACAAGAAAACAAGGCCAGTACaggattcaagcattttgactgccTAAATTGAGGGGGCATTATGATATTGAATGATAAAATCATCATTAATAaagtgatttcatattggccttatTATTATTGGCATTTGATCTTTGGCCAGATTCATGTTCTACAGCCTTCGCATATATTCATGTTTGTCATATTTTGCTGTTAATTCAGGCATTTCCGACATTTACAAGTTCTTTTTTTCTCTGTAGGATGTGGTTACCGTGGGAGATATAAAGTCAGTATTCAACAGTAGTAGAGAGCTGATAGGACACAGAGATTGTAGAGTTAATGGCGTGTCAGCTTTAAAAGggtaatgtttgtatttttgtaaggATATGCGAGTATTGTATGTAAGTGTTAAGTTACCAACAAATACTTCAAATGAGTAAAAGTATGACAAAAAGTGTTGATGTTTAACATGTGTCTGAAAAACCAGCAGTTATcagaacatttttagctcgactatacaaagtatatgtagagctatcctactcaccaagGCGTCACTGGTTGGGTGCTGTGCTTGCATCTGCATCCACATTTAGGTTAGTGTTTTGATGCCCATTTACTAAATGTCTGTTTtcacttgatggatttgctttaaattcAAAATAGTCGTTCCTCATCATCCATCAGCCACATCATTTTGTTTCATAACTGTGACCTGACtgtccaatatttcatgaattttgcttAATTTTTCGGGTATTaaggtttgatgcactttcgcttcCTGTCTATAATTACTACTacagggatttgattcaaactcaaaatcatcagccacatcatatgacacaagggcatTAACTcatgtaccaatatttcatgaattattactCTTTTATACTTGTgtctttttgtaaaagttttgatgAGCTTTCATTCTATCtctattattacaaaatggatttcattcaaacttgaaTAAATGTTCCATATCATTAGCCACATTGTATGACATAAGGACCATAActtttgcagaaatattccatgaGTTATTTATGCCCATTTTATACATAgaatttctgttttatatttgatgCACCTAtgctctatctctgttatttctgaatggatttgattcaaacataaagcAGTTGTTCCCCATCAACACCCACATTATACATGACAAGGTCCATGAAGTAAAGCTGTTCTTCGATGTACAATGATTCATcacatacataaaaattaatCTTGTCAGTTCAGAAACTTCACTCATGCAATGTTTTGTTTCCCCTGCTCGGGTATTAATGACTCCGATGATTGAGTTGGTTTCCTCAAATATGCACCATTCCACTATCAAGCATTGAAATAGTCAACCCCACAGTCTACTCTGACAGCACATTTTTACATTCAAGTTATGTATCTAAATATTCTAATTATGTTAGTTTATACTGATTTGTTTTAGcttcattttgataaaaagctGGAAACTTTTTTGAATCACTTTTGTTTCCATTTCCTAGAATTTACTGGTAAAAGCCAGCACTGGTGTTATGAAAAGGCATAGTTGTGACTCCAGAGGGACTCAGACATACGACCTTTATATTGAACTGCTGCCGGCACTTTTACAACTACAACCATGCTTTTCTCACAGAGTTTTGGAGCAATCAACTCTCATCAAAGTAGCATAACTACttacatttgtttctttgttacAGGGAAAACCACATCTTAGGATCTTGATTTGGAAATGTTTTTTGAAGAGGCTATGAAAGGCAAAGAGTTGTTTATAATTTCGTGCTTTATTTTGAATAGTTCTTTAATTTTAACTTTTCAGGGATGGTATAAATGAAGGTATAGAATGGATGGTTGATTGTATAAAGAGGAACAGTTTAGTGCGACCTCCTGCACAGAAAGACATCACATGACACCTGATATATAATTCTCAACTTTTATGCTGTATATGTAACTGTGGGGCCACgttgtgataaaatataaatatgggATTGTTACAGGATATGTTATAGTTTGAGTAGATGGGGTAAAATCTTAAGGAACATGTAAACATGGGTACAAAGTATGACATATTCAGATTTTAGTAGTAGAATCTGTGATAATACCTGACTACTTGATAACTGATCAGAAGTCTAATTACTGCATGTGTATTTTAGGTGCTAAAAGCACAGTGTATATTACGATGTTGACATTCATTGTATAGTTATTGTTATCCACAAAAATGTTGGTATTGAAAGTTCTTGCAGATTACCACGTTTGTATTGAAGTTGCAAGTCCTTTGGTACAGCTCAAGATCTGTCTGGCTTGCTTGGTACCTTTGTACTATCTAATTTTAAGGTTGCAGGTCATgaccagaaaaaaaatgcattcaagtCTGTGAATGGCAGTTTCTTATAGGAATCAAGTTGGTACTTATATGTATTCAAAATAGCTAGTTggttaagaaataatacatctcatttagtgattttttGCAGAATACATCATTCTTTGGAGtccagatgcgaaggaattatatcacgaggtcgcagcccgagtgatataataatacgcatttgaactccaaacaatgattttattcaagagcagatcactagatgagatatattattttgattccaACACGTTACCAAGggctttaaagtacatccttgacggcattcattaaatattggcacgttttcaatcggtttcttttgcAGCGTGcagctatgccgtttgacgctatgacgtaataattgtgatgtcagaataatgaattgttttataataacacGCGATtgtcagccttctttgtttaatagtaaaatgaatccgatcgtgttagaattaatgaTAATAATGCTCCAAAAAGCACAAAACCCAGATATAGTAGCATTCATGAGTAAAAAGTAACTATTATAAGTACTACCAAGGTGTATATTATTTAGTTTGGGAAAAAAGTGTTCTAAGGttgtaacattttgtattttcacttCTTTCAACAATGATGAGATTTTGTAATACTGTCAATACTGaaaaattattatatacaaatttaaCTAGCAGATAAATAAAATTTGGGAAGagaaatattttacatactgCATTGAGgtctttaaaaaatgaaagaagtacTAAAGATATTTATCTCTTAATATGAAATTAATGTTAGGAATTCACATGCACAATATCCCATTTGTTAATCTTTTCTGTGTTCTAACAaatttcattatgtctcccaccacacagtggtgtgggagacatattgatttactccagtctgtgtgtctgtcacaaagcttgcccgcactcttaagtcgaacatttctcatctgatcttcaccaaacttgaacaaaatgtgtttgaccataagacctcggccaagttcgataactagccaaatccgccaagacacttcggaattatggcccttgaacataattataaacaaccACTGGTGCAGCATTGTAGACGGTTACTCCCTTCAGCTTCTGTCGAACAGCATTGTACACcgacacagcattgtagaccggatgattaggcagttgtgggagacatgcgcttttctcaaaagcacttCTAGTTTAAGTTTACTTACTCATGAGAGGATGTCtaggtttgatttttttcttttgaattgtttcttcctttttatacgcctgtttgaaaaatgggaagtgttatgggaatgcccctggcgggcagAGGGGCGGGCGGGAGGgaggcgtccacagactttgtccagagcatatctttttcatgcatggagggattttgatgaaacttggcacaattgttcaccattatgagacggagtgtcatgcgcaagaacctggtcccttattctaaggtcaaggtcacagaggtcaaaggtcaaattcaagaatggccTTGTCCAgcgcatatcttcttcatgcatggcaggattttgatgtagcttggcacaattgttcactagTATGAGAtgcagtgtcatgcgcaagaaccaggtccctgggtctaaggtcaaggtcacactttgaggtcaagggatacaagaatgaaaactttgtccggagcatttcttcttcatgcttggagggattttgatataacttggcacaaatgttcaccaccacgagacgtagtgtcttgcgcaagaaccaggtccctaggtctaaggtcaaggtcacacttagaggccaaaggtcagatacaagaatgaccttgtccggagcatttcttcttcatgcatggagggatttggatgtaacttggcacaattgtacaccatcgtgagacagagtgtcatgcgcaggtcccttttttagaattacttccctttgttgtttctataaatagcttatattgtaactttttcattactagtcgtagggaaaaatcgagaccacttttctgtggtacaacatgcatgttacatccaattttgaggtgtattttgacctatcactACCTAGTAAGTATTTTTGtttggacttgcaatttttttttggatgttttttttttttttttgaagattaacttcccttagttgttactataaataacttacattgtaacttttttataattgaccgtagggaaaaaccaagaccacttttctgtggtacaacatagacgTTACTTTCaatttaaggtatctctacctggtaaggatttttttggtggacttagaaaaacaacagaattataataattactaaaaaaacatagtaaacaaccacaaaattaaaattccatttgcaaatacaggtgctaatgtaaagaaatttgctgtgacgggtgtatattgtgaaattctggcactcttgttaaatatctgattgatttatttatactCGTTTTGTAAGAAAACATACAGTATTCTTAAGAATTCAGGGGCCACATTTCTTTGGGTTTAGAATCTTACTGGGTCACAGTCCAGCTGGGTTCTGAAAGAATGGTAGTTTTATCCTGGTGTCTGTCTGTGGCTGCAATAATGTCCCAAGGGGAATCcagggtcttcctgcaccattaaagctggaaatggcctgttttattttgttagattttagaacacaaaaaagtaataaataattcAATGCTGGCAGTGATATGGTTGTAAAAAATACCTCAGTAGTTTTGAATTTGGCGCTTATGATTTATTATGGTATGTTTTGCACATTAAGATTCAGtgattttgtaatgaaatatgTTAGAGTGAATATGCCATGTTGATATATACGATAGATAAATATAGGCACCCCTTTACTATTTTTTGATCTAACAGAAAAATGTCCTATGTATCTGGTTATCTAACAAGTAACTTTAGGCAGATTTGTTATTATTTGCAAGCACATATAATTACTTTGAAAAATCACTTACTGATATGTTGtggttgcttttttttaaaatataaaattcatgttttaaaattattttttttgttaatttggaGGACTTAAAAATATTATGTCCCTGTATCTTTAATATTTACTAGAATATctttgaaatgtaaaataaaacatttttgtactttttttccaTCAGCTAAAGACATTGCTGCATATCTTATGAAATATAAACTTTTGGTTGGTAAGTGAAAATAAAGatacattacattaaaaaaaacattcaaaatgaaatatatctgacatAAAAATCCTGGAAAACGTTCTTAATGCAcaataaaaaaatgtgttattaCTCATTTCCATTGTTTGCAGGATATATCAAGAAAAGTTTTTCAGTAGGTTTCCATTTATACTTTGTTAGATTATTGGGTTGACTTGTGTTTGTGCAATATGGCTATTTAGATTAATAAATTACCTGAATATAACGCTTGCATTGTTTTGAAATCTGTTTTCTATCAGTATGCAAGAAACATTTACAGCAATTTACTTCATTTTGTGTTTAGAACTCGGTCATTGAACAGATAATTTTGCCTGCTGGGACATGTTTCAGGTGGTCATAATGAAAAAGTCATTTAATGTGATGTAATTATATAGTAAAAACATTCAGGTGGAATTTTAAATGGTCGTTTAATAGAAAAGTGGCTTAATACAGGTGGTCGCATGTAAGATGACTACTATAATTTCATTCACGTACAACGATTTACAGATATAAGGTCATTGTGATTAGAAACTAGTTCAATcaaaaatttttaatggcattGATCCAGGATTAAGGAAGATCCATATCTGTAGACAAACCATAGGGTTTTCACTAGGATAATGGCCGTAAATCAGAAGaacggtggtctagtggtaacacgcttgactgccaatccagaggtccggggtttgagtcccggtccaggcactggaaatatctgagatgctcttgagtgtctcctacctgactaagaggcctgtactgatttttcccaggaaagacggtgTCGTATGTaacggtgctatacactgggcacgttaaagaaccagactgtctatttgcaaagagctaggctaagttagctggacaggcctgtatctctctcttttctctctgtctgttcttggGGGCTTTATCCCACTctttccctctggtcagatcgctctgtgtctgtactagtagaggatgaatttcgtgccctgtgtggctgcgtttgctctatataaagcgcctttgaacgtgtttatcatgaaaagggcactatatcaatctggtataataataataaataatgaaaaaacaacaaccacttatattttttgttgaaGTCCATATATTTAGCAATATATTTGGATGGAATTTGATTATATCTCAATTGTGACCTGAGCAGTCATTTTGGGTTTTTGgttgtttatacatgtaacaaaCAAGTGTTGGAAATACGTTGCCGTTTTTATGATGCTGAATGTTCAGTTGTAGCAAGTTTTACTAATTCATTTTAACTTTACTATGAAACCGTCAAGCATATTTGAAACACTCTCGGTGCCCCTTCCAGGAAAAATCAGTGCTGGTGTCATATGGGAAAGCGTGGTTGTGACCCCTGTGGCATTCGATCGCAAGACCCATGAGTTGAACAGCCGACACCTTGACCACTAGACAACCACTTCCCATAAGTTGTGGTTTGACGTTTTTGTTGTGAATTATTAACAAGGTAATGTaactttattatgcccccttcgaagaaggaggggtatattgttttgcagatgtctgtatgtctgtctgtctgtcggtcagttggtctgtcggtcggtatgtagaccaatccgtttcctgatgataactcaaaaatgcttggccctaggatcatgaaagttgatagggagattggtcataaccagcagatgacccctattgattttgagataagtatgtcaaaggtcaaggtcacagtgacctagaacagttaaatggtttccggatgataactcaagaacgcttaaactcaagaacgcttaagcctagaatcatgaaaattgacacgaaggttggtcatgaccagcagatgacccctactggtTTTGAGATCAATagatcaaggttacagtgacatggagcagtaaaatggtttctggatgataactcaagaatgctttggcctaggatcatgaaagttaatagggacaTTGGTCATaaccagaagatgacccctattgattttaaggtcagtaggtccgaggtcaaggtcacagtaaccctgaacagtttaacagtttctgaatgataactcaagaacgcttgggcctaggatcatgaaaattgatggagaagttgatcatgaccagcagatgatccctattgattttgaggtcagtaagtcaaaggtcaaggtcacagtgacccagaacagttacatggtttcatgacgataacttgagaatgcttggacctatgataatgaaacttgatatggaggttgatcatgatcagcagatgaccgctattgatgttgaggtcagaaggtcaaggtcacagtgacccagaacagataaatggtttttggatgataactcaagaacgcttgggcgtaggatcatgaaacttaattggGAGGtccatcatgaccagcagatgacctcttttattttaaggtcaataggttaaaggtcaaggtcacatcctagaacagtagaacatttgtatacaatgaccaaataatttctgttctttgtgcaattactgaatgcatcaagggggcatttcatgttctacgagctcttgtatTAGATGATGTTCAACTACATCTAGGCCACAACACAAGGAGGCAGGGCCCGTTTTAGCCTTCATGACTATTAAAAGAAAAACGTTGACTGTTGAAAAATGAGGGCTTTTCTATCCTACCTGACACTGGCTTTACCGTTGCATTCAAGTGACATTGGAGCAAGCATCTCAATTTCATTTAATCACATTTTCTggttattgggaacatttgttcCCTGTAACATTAAAATCACTTCATACAACATTAAAATCTCTTCGTACATTGTTGTTCAGTTACCTTTAAACTTGAAACAGGCCGCACCATCCCGGGATTCCCCGCCTTTGACTTTAATTTTATTCATGTGATTAGACTCGCAACATTGACAACCAATTTACTTTATCTAATTAAAATTCTTATTCAGTGAGCTTCAATAAATCCTAAATTGTATTCGAGGTAGCTACAAGTAAGAGCTCCCACACTGTGCCGCCCATGGCATTACATTCGCTCAAGATATTTCAGTAACATCATGTATTATAGGACATGATTTTAATTCAGTGTTGAAAAACTATTATGTCATGGCGTGATCATAGGCATTCGGCACATTTGTTTGTTCCATAATATGCTCTATAGACAGCCCTgaacccaaaaaataaatacagcacccagttactataaataattaaaGGCATTTCACGGCGAACTTCGTTTGACGCACTGTTATTTTTCAACCAAATAGATACGGCAAACTTTTCGCATGCCAACAACACCAAAACGCATGCTTCTTTTAGTTCCCGGGGTAGATCATTTTCTTGTCGCTGATCGTTTctgagaaaaaagtttttaaacattGACAAAATTTGACAATTGCATTCGAATGTCACCACTTAACAgccattcaaaataaaaatacagctACGTGCGTATATGGTAGATCCTATAATAAATGCTTATCATTTAGAAAAAGCTATAAACTATGACAATCCACCTATGGCATAAAGCGAAGTCTAATATTGCTGAAGTAGCAGTACACTAGAAACCGTATTCTGGAATGTGGTAGTGTTCTATGTCCATGTGTATCAAGTGTTTGTCGATACCGCAGTAAGCTTTGACCAGGTCTTGCCACACCACTGTCAGGTTCTTCCTCTGCATGCttttggtccgagagctcacatACTTTTAATTGCAACAATTGAGGGCAAAAGGCGTTTATacgtttttagaaaaaaatgtttcatattctccatgaaaacccatttcttaagtgtcaaagccgtgcctatctatagtTTGTTCACtcatgtttgtgataggggaggtaaaactcacgtaaaaatattagggggtagggtaaagttacGCCTACCagttttttttcactgtttaattacagtatctgtctgattgtcagtaaatgtatatatgtcacacaatgatagaaataagaaattcaataaaaatgaatgaagggcaaacttgatattcaaggtcaaaggtcaaatttatgtaaaaatcacaaaatttggcatatttgaaatttatttttattcttaaaaatagtttgttatcataagtcactccgCTTATTCATGTAATGTGTATAATATATCACCCACTATTAGATatacaaatcttattgcaaaaagtAAAGGTCAACCCtaataattgaaggtcaaagttcatttccatgcaaaaatgtgaaaattattacctttactttttctaatcCATTTAATAAGTCTTTACATTATTATtcgctgaagttaatttgttttaatgtttgtatgtcaggcaaagtcaggagtgcagatgtaaccccaaaactgccgaTGGTAAAGCTaacatcaaaggtcaaaggtcatatttgtgtgaaaaatcgcatgagtagcttcctgtttgaaatattacaaatatttgtaattgctcgtgatttattttaaggTGTGTATGACCCACAATATCACTAACAAAATAGTCTGAAAttagtcaagttcaaatgtgatattaagggtcaaaagtcatttcaagtaaaagaatgaaaaaatagctcttcactatggcatgtcaaacgttgctaaatatatatatacattggataacaatatcaaagatacaataacaataacgaaatatagaataacaataatgactttttagaatatgaatgacaagacattgaataacaataacaaatatacaataacaataacgaaatatagaataacaataataactttttagaatatgaatgacaagacattgaatatcaataacaaatatacaataataataacatacacatataatttagcaacgtttgacatactttaccttttctctttgttaataatattttgtcgatattaatcaatgatttcagttcattttaatgtataaatgttaggcggtttttggtatgcacatataatttcaaaacattcaaggtcaaccataatatcaaaggtcaaagttccAAAAAGttagtaaaatgttgcaataatatcacctatttgtaataattttattgtttgaaagtatttgttttgtaatttgagTAATTTagcgttgttcattttactgtatatatgccAGACAATGTCATGGAacagaaaataagtcaaggtcaaacctggtattaaagatcAGGagtcatttttgtattaaaatcacaaaatgtagcatacttactcata
The sequence above is a segment of the Mercenaria mercenaria strain notata chromosome 3, MADL_Memer_1, whole genome shotgun sequence genome. Coding sequences within it:
- the LOC123523341 gene encoding ADP-ribosylation factor-related protein 1-like, with product MYTLLSGLWKYMFQKEEYSVLILGLDNAGKTTYLEHTKMNFTKKYQGMNLNKITTTVGLNIGTIVVGGVKLKFWDLGGQEELQSLWDKYYAESHAVIYIVDSSDKERIDESKEAFDKMIVNETLKDVPLLLLANKQDLQDVVTVGDIKSVFNSSRELIGHRDCRVNGVSALKGDGINEGIEWMVDCIKRNSLVRPPAQKDIT